Part of the Impatiens glandulifera chromosome 8, dImpGla2.1, whole genome shotgun sequence genome is shown below.
ACATTCAAGATGTAGTGAGAATGTAATTTCATTGTTGCTCccctaaaaatatattatttatagttCTAATAGATTTTAGTTGACTTAAGAAGAAAATaacaatcatttataaatacctttttataattcttaatacataaatattcaaatttgaaataaactaacaaaaaattaataaatatttaactagaACAAGATACATACTAGCCATAGAATACTTATAAGTCATAAGTCATTAACATACATTATACTtacaaatgataatttttttataaaaatcatagTTTCACTCACTGAAAAGTCCAAAACgaaaactatataattatttgacaAAATATAGATTTGCCTCCAcgatagtaaaaaaaattgaactcatAAATTCTAACGAATAACGATtaaccactagtaaaaaatgggTAATCGCAAGCATATCCACCTATTGGTTTAAAGACCAATAATGGGAATTATTAACATAATAGCAATTAGTTTGTAAACCAATCggaattatgtaaataatacaGATGGGTTTACACCAATCGGTGTAGTACCGAATATAATGATGATTGGTTACAAAACTAATCAGTATACTCCCATAAAACCCCACGAATAAAAGGCGCCAACTTTTGGCGCGTTTAGGCATCATTAGTACCGATGAAAATATTCGTTATTCTTGAGAATCTAAAAGCTCAATAACATCTTAAATAACgtaatcatattattttttatttctatgttTGTtgacttttatttcttttatttttattttctaaaattattatttgttgttaTGCTCTAAAAAAAcgattcttatatttttattatataatgatcatttaaaaataaaaataaaaaataaatattcaaataatcagaattttattatatttatcggataagttcaaataattatttaatctgaataatttatttttcaagttcaaataataatatttactgAAATTTAAATTccttaaaaaatcataaatattttgtttacccatcttaatttctaaataacataaataatgtgtttCTATTTGTGTTGTTTAACTGGTATATGATGCATTACTAGTATTTTTTAAGCATGTTTTGATCATAGGTTCCAAAAGCTCACCTTAAACTACTATATTTCCTAACAATTGAGAATTGAGTAAattcataaaagaaaagaaattaagatTTGTTATTTAGTCACTACTTATAAAGTTTTAAGTTTACCAAAATCtcttaaaatctaataaaagacCTTCTGTATTTAAAGAAAGTATATTGAATTAAAAGtcaaaaataataagtttaatgaataaataaataataataatattatattaaaacattgttttatttttatttttgtatttttgaaagTTAACACGACCACTCACATAGTTATTAGTCATTACCACTATTTCAAGTTCAAGTTTATAGTTATAAATTTTGACAATTGAGctaagttatatattttgaatagtttttatttatattaatgttaaatataaaaatcaatttatgaTACATTAATTTTCATACttgtaaaaaaatcaatttaagcgtaaaaattaaaacaattgaaCTTATTACTTGAATgctaattaatattaacatttcaagatatatttttttacaataaaaagtACATTGAATTATAAGTATTAGTAACaagaaaatataactaaatgtcttaaatatttgtttattcataACGCATTTTCATTCTTAACACATTACAATTGTCTTCCACAACAAACAACGTACTTTAGTTTCCGCTAAGTTGGTTTATCCTTGCATGCAAATCACTTCCAACCATCTTAAGCCAATCCTCTAACATTTTAGCATCACCTTCATTGAGATCCGAAACAGGAGTATCAATAATCGATTTCGTTTTACGTGCTTTAACCATTTTATCtatttgtttttctctttctttctcctTATCCAATAGATTCTTTACCTCAACAAGTTGGCTAGTTAGTCTAGCCAGATTTTCTCTAACAGACGTCTCCATAAGAGAATTGGTTTCCATATTGCTCTCGAGTTTCTTGTTATTGAGTAGTTTCATTGCAATCAACTCCATGTTCGGAGAAGAAAATGAGTGGAGCTTCCCCGTTGGAGATAAGATCATGATAATAAAATCGATAGCACAAACGAGGCTCAATTCGCTGATCTTTTTGTACAAACCACTACGGCGTTTGGAGAAAGTGACTTGTCGATCTTCTTCCCTCTCTCGGCGTTGGTCCATGGGAATTCTCTGACGACCTTTTGAACGCTTGTTTGCTCTTGCGTTGCTAGGGATGTTTTCCATTATACTCTCAAAATTTGAAGAAGTTTGATATGTGTCTCCACTTCACTAATAAGAATTGTATTTATAGATAATAGTGTggaaaataattactttaaaaattGACACAAAAATATCATAGTCATCAATTTCAATCTAATTTGATTTGGCAATCttcaaatatagaaaattaaaaagtttCTAACTTCTATTGTAACAATTTCAACTAAATTGaccaattcaaaataatttattatccggtcaatattaaacttttttaccatcttttgtttgatattcAATGTTTCATTATTCCTTGTGAGTATTTTGACCacataaattatatgtatttgtttttctttgactattatttttttcaatcttacTATGTTATTCTTGTAATATAGACATGAAccacatataatatttttatttactcaCACATCTAACATCAACATCATAACATATttctttatttgtattatttatctagttttaaaaaaatatacaatattatttatatgtaatataaattaaagtggGTCTATGTTTTGTCCAATATTTTTGCCAATAAAAAACCTTTTATTTACGAATCTACCCCTAAGGAGCTTTGTCATTGTTTCTTAGTTGGCAAGAAATGAAACAACTGTTGACTCTCGTAATAAGGTACTCCTCTCCCATCATAGCCACAATTTGATGTTGTTTTAAAATGCCAACAAAACCTTATTTTGATATCGGTTTCAAGCCCTCCTACATGTGAAATGATTCGCCCATCAATTTCAAGCTCTTCTTCGACAATCGATAACTCACAACCATCTTCACAACTCCAATCCCTCTTCATTTAATCATCTCGTACAGCTCGATCTCACTTAAACTTGCGCATTCAGTGTTCGAAAACATGCTCGTTATCCCACATCTCTTTGCTTGGATCACGATAATCATGTATGAAGAGaggatttcaattttatttccCACTAAGAATATTGAACTGAGGGGTTTGCGGTGGTTGAATATCGTGAAGTACGCCCTTACAGGAGTGCAAATCAAATATATGACTTTTTTTCCGAAAATAAGATTCTTGTAATTTGAGCTACCAATATAGGATAATATTGTGATAAGCTCTTTCAACGATAAAACCtggtataaaaaataatgcaatataaatttttttaggaTGCCTTCCacaattgaatttaaaatgtgaTCTTAAAAAATGTTAACATAACATTTGATATTGAAATTAAGAACACGTAAGATTCTTAGGTACTGGAACAATAACACCTAATAACATAACACCTAATAACATCTAAGATGGTGTGGCCCGAAGATTGGAAACTTCAGtgtatcaaaatttaaaaaataaaatctatttatataatataaaaaatataagttgtcacatttttattttaacttaaattacaCATGCATCCTAGctgatttttgtttgttaagttctcctttaaaagaatataaaggTTCCTTAAAAACAATCTATGCATGTTAACGAGAGAACTTATTAAATTTGACGAGATCAATGCGATAAAGAAGAACTTCAATAAAAATAGGCATCATCCAACTCACCAATATTTTGGATTCCCATGTCCATGTCTGGTCGTAGATTTGTTGATCTTTCAATATTATCTCAATCGCATACTTCTTTCATATGCCAACTCAATACTATATCGATTACACCTCAGTAAGTATTAACCTATCGCGAGTTTGAATCCAACCAATGAAGTTAAAGTGAAAAATAATGTACATACTCAGACATGAAATTCCCTAGCTATTTTTAGTTTCatcatttaaacatttattcatGAATACAAGATGCGTAataactctattt
Proteins encoded:
- the LOC124913022 gene encoding agamous-like MADS-box protein AGL62, which codes for MENIPSNARANKRSKGRQRIPMDQRREREEDRQVTFSKRRSGLYKKISELSLVCAIDFIIMILSPTGKLHSFSSPNMELIAMKLLNNKKLESNMETNSLMETSVRENLARLTSQLVEVKNLLDKEKEREKQIDKMVKARKTKSIIDTPVSDLNEGDAKMLEDWLKMVGSDLHARINQLSGN